In a genomic window of Physeter macrocephalus isolate SW-GA chromosome 14, ASM283717v5, whole genome shotgun sequence:
- the ASGR2 gene encoding asialoglycoprotein receptor 2 — MARDFQDIQQLGSEENDHQLCRGEGPGTRGHSPRREDPFRKGTPPPQPFVLQRLCSKLRLSLLVLGFNILLLVAVCVMGSQRAQLQVELQTLKETFSNFSSSTLMEILALSSHGGSAGDKVTSLEAKLEKQQQDLKADHATLLLHLKHFPVDMRTLACQMAFLQSNGTECCPVNWVDYEGSCYWFSHSGKPWPEAEKYCQLEDAHLVVINSREEQKFIAQHTNPFKTWIGLTDSDGSWRWVDGTDYRHNYKNWAVTQPDNWQGHELGGSEDCAEIRGDGRWNDDFCQQVKRWVCEIKRNITI; from the exons ATGGCGAGGGACTTTCAGGACATCCAGCAGCTGGGCTCTGAGGAGAACGACCACCAGCTCTGCAGAGGTGAGGGCCCAGGCACTCGTGGGCACAGTCCCAGGAGAGAAGATCCATTCAGGAAAG GGacgcctcctccccagccctttGTCCTGCAGCGTCTCTGCTCCAAGCTCCGCCTCAGTCTGCTTGTCCTGGGCTTCAACATCCTGCTGCTGGTGGCTGTGTGTGTGATGGGGTCCCAAA GAGCACAGCTGCAAGTGGAGCTGCAGACCCTAAAGGAAACTTTCAGCAACTTCTCCTCGAGCACCTTGATGGAGATCCTGGCTCTAAGCTCCCATG GAGGCAGCGCCGGTGACAAGGTGACATCTCTGGAAGCCAAGCTGGAAAAACAGCAGCAAGACCTGAAAGCAG ATCATGCCACTTTGCTGCTTCATCTGAAGCACTTCCCCGTGGATATGCGCACGCTGGCTTGTCAGATGGCGTTCCTCCAGAGCAACG GCACAGAATGCTGCCCCGTGAACTGGGTGGACTACGAAGGCAGCTGCTACTGGTTCTCTCACTCGGGGAAGCCCTGGCCCGAGGCTGAGAAGTACTGCCAGCTGGAGGACGCCCACCTGGTGGTCATCAACTCCAGAGAGGAACAG AAATTCATTGCACAACACACGAACCCCTTTAAAACCTGGATAGGCCTCACTGACAGTGATGGCTCCTGGAGATGGGTGGATGGTACAGACTATAGACACAACTATAA GAACTGGGCCGTCACTCAGCCAGACAACTGGCAGGGGCACGAGCTGGGGGGCAGCGAGGACTGTGCTGAGATCCGGGGGGACGGCCGCTGGAACGACGATTTCTGCCAGCAAGTGAAACGCTGGGTGTGTGAGATAAAGCGGAACATCACCATCTAG